The following are from one region of the Hemitrygon akajei chromosome 31, sHemAka1.3, whole genome shotgun sequence genome:
- the LOC140719214 gene encoding syntaxin-1B-like has protein sequence MKDRTQELRSGKDSDDDDEIVHVDRDHFMDEFFEQVEEIRGCIEKLSEDVDKVKKQHSAILAAPNPDDKIKQDLEDLTADIKKTANKVRSKLKTIEQSIEQEEGQNRSSADLRISENSGR, from the exons GGCAAGGACAGTGATGATGATGACGAGATCGTTCACGTTGACCGGGACCATTTCATGGATGAATTCTTTGAACAG GTGGAAGAAATCCGCGGCTGCATTGAGAAACTGTCGGAAGACGTGGACAAAGTGAAGAAACAGCACAGCGCCATCCTCGCCGCCCCCAACCCAGACGACA AAATCAAACAGGACCTCGAGGATCTCACGGCCGACATCAAGAAAACTGCCAACAAGGTCCGCTCCAAGTTAAAAA CCATCGAGCAGAGCATTGAGCAGGAAGAAGGGCAGAACCGATCTTCCGCAGATCTGCGCATTTCGGAAAACTCAGGTAGATAA